One window of the Lytechinus pictus isolate F3 Inbred chromosome 5, Lp3.0, whole genome shotgun sequence genome contains the following:
- the LOC129262265 gene encoding regulator of nonsense transcripts 1-like encodes MSVDAYGPSSQSLLTFLDAEEHDLLGADTQGTDFDYNVGDFTLPSQTQASQSQASQLDLASQSQSQVDASQTNGIDESVAAVGQQVKELTFEEDEEDATVLSKDLPNHACKYCGIHDPAAVVLCNGTKKWFCNGRGNTSGSHIINHLVRAKCKEVTLHKDSPLGETVLECYNCGCRNVFLLGFIPAKADSVVVLLCRQPCATQSNLKDMNWDPSQWQPLIQDRCFLKWLVKIPTEQEQLRARQISASQLNRLEELWKENPEATLEDLEKPGVDEEPASVMLRYEDAYMYQNIFGPLVKMEADYDRKLKETQTQEGVTVRWDIGLNRKTRATFNFPKKEDLKLMHGDELRVRYTDPREPWSGLAHVVKTPDNYSDEICVELKSSSNIPVKFTTNFAVDFVWKSTSFDRMQNALKTLAVDDTAVSSYLYHRLLGHDVENLVLKCNLPKRFSAQGLPELNHSQVSAVRTVLTRPLSLIQGPPGTGKTVTSASIVYHLAKQGTGQVLVCAPSNIAVDQLTEKIHKTGLKVVRLCAKSREAIDSPVSFLSLHNQVRNMEGAEEMQKLQALKDEMGELSSNDEKRYRTLKRNCERELLQNADVICCTCVGAGDPRFARFRFRAVLIDESTQSTEPECLIPAVLGSRQLVLVGDHCQLGPVVMCKKAANAGLCQSLFERLVVLGIRPIRLQVQYRMHPSLSAFPSNIFYEGSLQNGVTAAERINRAVDFPFPQPDKPMFFYATTGQEEIASSGTSYLNRTEAANVEKLTTRFLRAGVKPEQIGIITPYEGQRAFIVQFMQYSGPLNVKLYQEVEIASVDAFQGREKDYIILSCVRANDHQGIGFLNDPRRLNVALTRGRYGVIIVGNPKVLSRHPLWNHLLTYYKEQKVLVEGPLNNLKESLIQFSKPRKLINPSNPGGRYMSMAMFDAREALAPGGVFDRSRMSNGGPSHFPANHGRVHDQMGYIQPNQSRIAAANFPIPVNMFMPPPIPPGAPGFFNQPPPPNARGPGPNRGPNFSGSPGGGGRKKGRGYQGSQHPRQQQQNNAASNGQGKAGGNSGSQNMSQYNLSLNSTQNSQPDVSQSFSQGVLTQGNMSMSQPMSQPGLSQPGFSQMGLSQPGLSQPELSQESFMGESEFKSQLDAALSQDSTYQGDRNYMQGFGY; translated from the exons ATGAGCGTAGATGCCTACGGACCCAGCTCGCAGAGCTTGCTCACGTTTTTGGATGCGGAAGAACATGACCTGCTGGGAGCCGACACACAAGGCACAGACTTTGACTACAATGTGGGGGATTTTACATTGCCTTCACAGACACAAGCTTCTCAAAGCCAAGCATCCCAGTTGGATTTGGCTTCACAATCTCAGAGTCAG GTGGATGCTAGTCAAACCAATGGGATAGATGAGTCTGTGGCTGCTGTAGGACAACAGGTCAAAGAATTGACCTTTgaggaagatgaagaagatgcgACTGTGCTCTCCAAAGATTTGCCCAACCATGCCTGCAA GTACTGTGGCATTCATGACCCTGCTGCTGTTGTTCTCTGCAATGGAACCAAGAAATGGTTTTGCAATGGACGAGGAAACACCTCTGGCAG CCATATCATTAACCATCTTGTGAGAGCCAAGTGCAAGGAGGTGACCCTCCACAAGGACAGTCCACTTGGGGAAACCGTTCTGGAATGCTACAACTGCGGATGCCGCAATGTCTTCTTGCTAGGGTTCATCCCAGCCAAGGCCGACTCTGTGGTCGTTCTGCTCTGCCGTCAACCCTGTGCCACTCAGAGCAACTTGAAGGATATGAATTG GGATCCAAGCCAGTGGCAGCCTCTAATCCAGGATCGATGCTTCTTGAAGTGGCTGGTCAAGATCCCTACTGAGCAGGAGCAGCTGAGGGCACGTCAGATCTCTGCCTCTCAGCTCAACCGCCTGGAGGAGCTGTGGAAGGAGAACCCAGAGGCCACCCTGGAGGACCTGGAGAAACCAGGAGTAGATGAGGAGCCTGCCTCTGTCATGCTTAG GTATGAGGATGCGTACATGTATCAGAATATCTTTGGACCTCTTGTCAAGATGGAAGCTGATTATGACAGGAAGCTGAAGGAGACCCAGACCCAAGAAGGGGTCACTGTACGTTGGGATATTGGTCTCAACCGCAAAACAAGAGCCACTTTTAACTTCCCCAAGAAAGAAG ATCTGAAGCTGATGCATGGTGATGAACTGAGGGTCCGCTACACTGACCCAAGAGAGCCCTGGTCTGGTTTAGCTCATGTGGTCAAGACTCCAGACA ACTACAGCGATGAGATCTGTGTGGAACTGAAAAGCAGCAGTAACATCCCTGTCAAGTTCACCACCAACTTTGCGGTTGACTTTGTCTGGAAGTCAACATCATTTGACAG AATGCAGAATGCCCTGAAGACTCTAGCAGTGGATGACACTGCCGTGTCCAGCTATCTGTATCACCGTCTCTTGGGACATGACGTTGAGAACCTAGTCCTCAAGTGTAACCTACCTAAGCGGTTCTCGGCCCAGGGCCTCCCTGAGCTCAATCATTCCCAGGTGTCAGCTGTACGCACTGTGCTCACACGCCCACTAAGTCTCATTCAG ggACCACCTGGTACTGGCAAGACTGTGACATCTGCTTCTATTGTCTATCATCTGGCTAAGCAGGGAACTGG GCAAGTACTGGTGTGTGCTCCTAGTAACATTGCTGTGGATCAGCTGACTGAGAAGATTCATAAGACTGGTCTCAAGGTCGTCAGATTGTGTGCCAAGAGCAGGGAGGCTATCGATTCACCTGTCTCTTTCCTCTCCCTCCACAACCAG GTGCGTAACATGGAGGGAGCAGAAGAGATGCAGAAGCTCCAAGCTCTGAAGGACGAGATGGGAGAACTGTCAAGCAATGATGAGAAGAGGTACCGAACTCTCAAGAGAAACTGTGAGCGAGAGCTACTACAG AATGCTGATGTGATCTGCTGCACCTGTGTTGGAGCTGGTGACCCACGCTTTGCTCGTTTTAGGTTCCGTGCTGTATTGATTGATGAGAGCACTCAGTCCACTGAGCCAGAGTGCCTCATCCCTGCTGTTCTTGGATCTAGACAG cttGTTCTAGTTGGTGATCATTGCCAGCTTGGTCCCGTTGTCATGTGCAAGAAGGCAGCTAACGCTGGCCTGTGCCAATCTCTCTTTGAGCGTCTAGTTGTCCTTGGAATCCGACCAATCAGACTTCAGGTCCAGTACCGCATGCACCCGTCCCTCAGTGCATTCCCATCAAACATCTTCTATGAGGGCTCCCTTCAGAATGGAGTAACAGCAG CTGAGAGGATCAACCGTGCAGTGGATTTCCCATTCCCTCAACCTGACAAGCCAATGTTCTTCTATGCTACCACAGGGCAGGAAGAGATTGCCAGTTCTGGTACCTCCTACCTCAACAG GACTGAAGCGGCTAATGTTGAGAAGCTGACAACCCGATTCCTGCGTGCTGGTGTCAAGCCAGAACAGATTGGGATTATCACGCCTTACGAGGGCCAGCGTGCGTTCATCGTACAGTTCATGCAGTACAGCGGTCCCCTCAACGTCAAGCTCTACCAAGAGGTGGAGATTGCCAGTGTTGACGCCTTCCAGGGACGTGAGAAGGATTACATTATCCTGTCTTGCGTCAGGGCCAATGATCACCAAGGCATCGGATTCCTCAACGATCCAAGACGTCTAAATGTCGCCCTAACTCGTGGAAG GTATGGAGTGATAATTGTTGGTAACCCCAAGGTATTGTCACGTCATCCCCTGTGGAACCATCTCCTAACATACTACAAGGAACAGAAGGTCTTGGTGGAAGGTCCACTCAACAATCTCAAGGAAAGCTTGATCCAGTTCAGCAAACCTCGCAAGCTCATCAACCCATCCAACCCG GGAGGTCGTTATATGAGTATGGCCATGTTTGATGCCAGGGAAGCCCTAGCTCCTGGTGGTGTCTTTGACAGGTCCAGGATGTCTAATGGAG GTCCATCTCACTTCCCAGCCAACCATGGACGTGTCCATGACCAGATGGGTTACATCCAACCAAACCAGTCCCGCATCGCTGCAGCCAACTTCCCCATCCCCGTCAACATGTTCATGCCCCCACCCATCCCCCCAGGGGCCCCTGGCTTCTTCAACCAGCCCCCTCCACCCAATGCCCGTGGCCCAGGTCCCAACAGAGGACCCAATTTCTCCGGCAGCCCAGGAGGAGGAGGCCGTAAGAAGGGGCGTGGTTACCAAGGTTCGCAGCATCCGCGTCAGCAGCAGCAGAATAATGCAGCTAGCAATGGACAGGGTAAAGCCGGTGGGAACAGCGGGAGTCAGAACATGTCGCAGTACAACCTCTCTCTCAACAGCACCCAGAACAGCCAG CCTGATGTGTCGCAGTCCTTCTCACAGGGTGTCCTAACCCAGGGCAACATGTCCATGTCTCAGCCCATGAGTCAGCCAGGACTATCTCAACCAGGCTTCTCTCAAATGGGTCTCTCTCAACCAGGGCTATCTCAACCAGAGCTTTCTCAG GAAAGCTTCATGGGCGAGTCTGAGTTCAAGTCTCAGCTGGATGCCGCCCTCTCCCAGGACTCCACCTACCAGGGAGACCGTAACTACATGCAGGGCTTCGGTTATTAG